A region of the Thermodesulfobacteriota bacterium genome:
ATGCGAATGGGTTCCATGGCAGGTCTCCTCTTCGAGTGGTTGGCAAGGGCGAGATCCTACCCCAGGTGCGCCCGGCAGTCCTACGAGGACGTGACTCGGCCTTCGCGCGAGCCGGCACGGGCTGCTACGCCACTTGCACCGGCCGTTCCCAGGTGACCGCCTACTCTACGGCAGCAATGCTGCCAGCTCCGCCACCGAAAACACGGGCTTGCCCCTGGCCACGGCGCGCTGGCGCAGGGCGTCTGTCTTGGTCCCCGGCGGGGCGTGCAGGAAGAGGAGGCGCTCGGCCATCTCCGCGACGAGCTCGTTCCGCCGCTCGGCCAACTCGGAGGTCATCCGCCGGGCCTTGGCGGCAAACGGCGAGAGGATGAGGAGGCGTCCCTCTGCCAGGGCGTCGCGCTTCGGCTGGGGCAGGCGGCGGGGCTGCGGCAGGCCCCGGGCCGGGCACCACACCACGGGCTGGGTGCCGCGCAGGAGGAGCTCCAGGCACTCCTGCTCCATGGGCGTGTGGAAGCCGCCGATCACCGGGATGCCGGCGTCCCGCAGGGCCCGTGCCGCCTCGTAGGCCCGGAGGACCACGTCGCCGGGGCAGCGGGTGGAGCAGAAGAGGCCGAGGAGGTCGTGGCCAAGCAGCGTCGATTCGCCGAGAATCCAAAGCTCAGGGAATTCGGCTTCGCCGGCGCCGCGCAGAGCGGACGGGTAGTCGGCGCTCGCCGGGGTCAGAACAACGGCTTCAGCGTGCATGGAGTCCTCCGCCCCCCGTCCCAGAGGCCGTCTCGCCAGGGGAGAAGCGCGGCCCGGTCGAGCGGGTCTATTCGCGATCTATTCGCAATCATGAGGGTGTGGTTGTGGAAGACGACGCGGAAGGACGAGTGACGAGCGGCGGTCGTCGCGCTAGGGACCGCGGATCGCGGTGGGCCGAAGACTGCTATCGCCGCCCTATGAACCATGCTGCGTCCATACGTGTTCATAGGCCTCACGGGAGCCGATACCGAACCCACCGCCGCTCGCCCTCGCGACGGAGCAGGCCCTGCCGTTCCATCTTCTGGAGAAGGTACGTGGCTTGCCGACGCGAAGTCCCGAGCAGCCCCCGACACCGCTCGTTATCGATGTCGCCGTGTTCCTTCACATACTCGACAACCCGCTCCTCCTGGGCAGCGACAACCTCCTTTCGCTTTCGTGTCCCGCCCAGTGTACACGATTGGGTCTCAAAGTCGGGTGCTTTTGTGCGACGCCGGCGGGAGCGGGGTCAACGGGGGTGGGCTGGCGCGTGCGGCAGGACGTCGAAGGGTTCGGCACTCGGCGGGGCGAGCCCCGCCCTATGGTTGGAGCTGTGCGTCGCTCCCCAGGACGGGGCTTGCGCCGGGTTCTTCTCCGGCGGCCGTCTTCTCGCGCCGCCGTTTCCAGGGTCTACGCCAGATCCGCGTGGTAGTCCTGCAGGCTCTTGACCCGGCCCAGGCCCCGGCGGGCGCCGGCGATGCCGCGGGCGGCGGCGAGCGCGGCGGCGGTGGTGGTGATGTAGGGCACCTTGTGCCGGATGGCGGCCTTGCGGATGTAGGAGTCGTCGGCCACGCTCTCTTTGCCGCCGGGGGTGTTGATCACGAGCTGGATCTCGCCGTTCTTCACGGCGTCGGCGATGTTGGGGCGCCCCTCCAGGAGCTTGAGGATCGGGGTCGAAGCGATGCCGTGCTCCGCCAGGAAGCGGGCGGTGCCCTCGGTGGCCCGGATGGCGAACCCGAGCTCCGCGAACTCCCGGGCCGCCGCCAGCACCCCCGCTCGGTCCCGGGGGGCGACGGTGATGAGGACCGTGCCCTCCAGGGGCAGGCGCCCGCCGGCCGCGTCCTGGGCCTTGAAGTAGGCCACGCCGAAGCTCTCGGCCAGGCCGAGCACCTCCCCGGTGGAGCGCATCTCGGGCCCCAGGAGGGGGTCGACCTCGGGAAACATGCCGAAGGGGAAGACCGCTTCCTTGACGCCGAAGTGGGGCACCGGCCGGCGGCGCAGCCCCAGGTCGGCCAGCCGGGCGCCCAGCATCACCTGGGTCGCGAGCCGGGCCATGGGGATGTCGCAGACCTTGCTCACCAGCGGCACGGTGCGGCTGGCCCGTGGGTTGGCCTCCAGGATGTACACCGCGTCGTCCATGATGGCGTACTGGATGTTCATGAGCCCCACCACCTTCATCTCCACCGCGATGCGCCTGGTGTACTCCTCGATGGTGTCCAGGTGCTTGGCGGGGATGGAGACCGGAGGGATGACGCAGGCCGAGTCCCCCGAGTGGACACCGGCGAGCTCGATGTGCTCCATCACCGCCGGGACGAAGGCGTCGGTGCCGTCGGCGATGGCGTCGGCCTCGGCCTCGATGGCGTTCTGGAGGAACTGGTCGATGAGGATGGGCCGCTCGGGGGAGACCTCCACGGCCTTGGCCATGTACTCGCGCAACATCTCCTCGTCGAGCACCACCTCCATGGCCCGCCCCCCCAGGACGTAGGAGGGGCGCACGATGAGGGGGTAACCGATGGCCCGGGCCACGGCGAGCGCCTCCCCCAGGTCCCGGGCCATGCCCGACCGGGGCTGGGGGATGCCCAGGCGCTCCATGAGGGCCTGGAACCGCTCCCGGTCTTCGGCGGTGTCGATGGTCTCGGGGGTGGTGCCCAGGATCGGCACCCCCGCTGCCGCGAGCTCGGCCGCGAGATTGAGCGGCGTCTGGCCCCCGAACTGGACGATCACCCCCAGGGGCTTTTCCTTCTCGCAGATGGCGAGCACGTCCTCCACCGTGAGGGGCTCGAAGTAGAGCTTGTCGGAGGTGTCGTAGTCGGTGGAGACCGTCTCGGGGTTGCAGTTGACCATGATCGACCCGTACCCCAGGTCGCGCAGCGCAAAGGCCGCGTGGACGCAGCAGTAGTCGAACTCGATGCCCTGGCCGATGCGGTTGGGCCCGCCCCCCAGCACCAGCACCTTGCGGCCACCGCCCACCGGCGAGCGGTCGGGAGCGTTGTAGGTGGAGTAGTAGTAGGCTGCGTCCTCCACCCCGCTCACGGGCACGGGCTCCCACCCTTCCACGGCCCCCAGGGCCGCCCGCCGGGCCCGGACCTCGGCCTCGGCCACCCCCAGGAGCCGGGCCAAGTAGCGGTCGGCAAAGCCGTCCTTCTTGGCCCGGAGGAGGAGCTCGTCCGGGGGCAGCCCCCCGGCAAAGGCGCGCAGCTCCTCCTCGAGCTCCACGAGCTCCTTCATCTGCTGGAGGAACCAGGGCTTGATGTGGGTGCGCTCGTGGAGGAGCCCGATGTCGGCGCCCTTGCGCAGCGCCTCGTAGAGGAGGAACTGGCGCTCGCTGGAGGGCTCGGCGAGCTGGGCCAGGAGCTCGTCGAGGGACTTCCAGTGGAAGTCCTTGGCGAAACCCAGCCCGTAGCGGCCGTTCTCGAGGGAGCGGATGGCTTTCTGGAAGGCCTCCTTGTAGGTCCTCCCGATGCTCATGGCCTCCCCCACGGCCCGCATCTGGGTGCCGAGCTTGTCCTGCACCCCCTTGAACTTCTCGAAGGCCCACCGGGCAAACTTCACCACCACGTAGTCCCCCGAGGGGGTGTACTTGTTCAGCGTGCCGTCTCGCCAGTAGGGGATCTCGTCCAGGGTGAGGCCGGCGGCGAGCATGGCCGAGACGAGCGCGATGGGAAAGCCCGTGGCCTTCGACGCCAGGGCCGAGGAGCGCGACGTGCGCGGGTTGATCTCGATCACCACGACCCGCCCGGTCTTGGGGTCGTGGGCGAACTGCACGTTGGTGC
Encoded here:
- a CDS encoding SelB C-terminal domain-containing protein — translated: MKEHGDIDNERCRGLLGTSRRQATYLLQKMERQGLLRREGERRWVRYRLP
- the carB gene encoding carbamoyl-phosphate synthase large subunit, which gives rise to MPRRDDIHKVLIIGSGPIVIGQACEFDYSGTQACKALRKLGYEIVLVNSNPATIMTDPGMADRTYVEPLTPEALEEIIAAERPDALLPNLGGQTGLNLSSELARRGVLDRWGVRVIGVNLDAIRRGEDREVFKQTMARLGVETARSAIATTLEEAWQVLDEIGLPVVIRPAYTMGGTGGGFAYNRDEFETIASRGLAASPVRQILVEESVLGWEELELEVVRDAKGQKITVCFIENVDAMGVHTGDSFCTAPMLTIAPELQERLQRYSYDIVDAIEVIGGTNVQFAHDPKTGRVVVIEINPRTSRSSALASKATGFPIALVSAMLAAGLTLDEIPYWRDGTLNKYTPSGDYVVVKFARWAFEKFKGVQDKLGTQMRAVGEAMSIGRTYKEAFQKAIRSLENGRYGLGFAKDFHWKSLDELLAQLAEPSSERQFLLYEALRKGADIGLLHERTHIKPWFLQQMKELVELEEELRAFAGGLPPDELLLRAKKDGFADRYLARLLGVAEAEVRARRAALGAVEGWEPVPVSGVEDAAYYYSTYNAPDRSPVGGGRKVLVLGGGPNRIGQGIEFDYCCVHAAFALRDLGYGSIMVNCNPETVSTDYDTSDKLYFEPLTVEDVLAICEKEKPLGVIVQFGGQTPLNLAAELAAAGVPILGTTPETIDTAEDRERFQALMERLGIPQPRSGMARDLGEALAVARAIGYPLIVRPSYVLGGRAMEVVLDEEMLREYMAKAVEVSPERPILIDQFLQNAIEAEADAIADGTDAFVPAVMEHIELAGVHSGDSACVIPPVSIPAKHLDTIEEYTRRIAVEMKVVGLMNIQYAIMDDAVYILEANPRASRTVPLVSKVCDIPMARLATQVMLGARLADLGLRRRPVPHFGVKEAVFPFGMFPEVDPLLGPEMRSTGEVLGLAESFGVAYFKAQDAAGGRLPLEGTVLITVAPRDRAGVLAAAREFAELGFAIRATEGTARFLAEHGIASTPILKLLEGRPNIADAVKNGEIQLVINTPGGKESVADDSYIRKAAIRHKVPYITTTAAALAAARGIAGARRGLGRVKSLQDYHADLA